In the genome of Parus major isolate Abel chromosome 2, Parus_major1.1, whole genome shotgun sequence, one region contains:
- the MTURN gene encoding maturin isoform X1, with translation MAFEALAEAAERWCARTPFQLIAAEETERRMDFYAEPGVSFYVLCPEAACGDNFHVWSESEDCLPFLQLAQDYISSCGKKTLHEILEKVFKSFRPGLVSPPHIKQKSCATPCQGCLWFGFHHFSGWKTYLSLGL, from the exons ATGGCTTTCGAGGCGCTGGCGGAGGCGGCGGAGCGATGGTGCGCCCGCACGCCCTTCCAGCTCATCGCCGCCGAGGAGACGGAGCGGCGCATGGACTTCTACGCCGAGCCCGGCGTCTCCTTCTACGTGCTGTGCCCCGAGGCCGCCTGCGGCGACAATTTC CACGTGTGGAGCGAAAGTGAGGACTGCTTGCCTTTTCTGCAGCTTGCACAGGACTACATTTCTTCCTGTGGGAAAAAGACACTCCATGAAATATTGGAAAAAGTCTTCAAATCCTTCAGGCCC GGACTAGTCAGCCCTCCACACATCAAGCAGAAATCATGTGCGACACCGTGCCAAGGCTGtctttggtttggtttccaCCATTTTTCTGGCTGGAAGACCTATCTGTCTTTGGGACTATAA
- the MTURN gene encoding maturin isoform X2, whose product MAFEALAEAAERWCARTPFQLIAAEETERRMDFYAEPGVSFYVLCPEAACGDNFHVWSESEDCLPFLQLAQDYISSCGKKTLHEILEKVFKSFRPLLGLPDVDDDAFEEYNADVEEEEPEADHQQMGVSQQ is encoded by the exons ATGGCTTTCGAGGCGCTGGCGGAGGCGGCGGAGCGATGGTGCGCCCGCACGCCCTTCCAGCTCATCGCCGCCGAGGAGACGGAGCGGCGCATGGACTTCTACGCCGAGCCCGGCGTCTCCTTCTACGTGCTGTGCCCCGAGGCCGCCTGCGGCGACAATTTC CACGTGTGGAGCGAAAGTGAGGACTGCTTGCCTTTTCTGCAGCTTGCACAGGACTACATTTCTTCCTGTGGGAAAAAGACACTCCATGAAATATTGGAAAAAGTCTTCAAATCCTTCAGGCCC TTACTTGGGCTTCCAGATGTTGATGATGATGCATTTGAAGAATATAACGCAGATGTGGAAGAAGAGGAACCAGAAGCCGATCACCAACAGATGGGTGTCAGTCAGCAGTGA